One Budorcas taxicolor isolate Tak-1 chromosome 13, Takin1.1, whole genome shotgun sequence DNA window includes the following coding sequences:
- the C13H20orf204 gene encoding LOW QUALITY PROTEIN: uncharacterized protein C20orf204 homolog (The sequence of the model RefSeq protein was modified relative to this genomic sequence to represent the inferred CDS: inserted 2 bases in 1 codon) yields MAKRPSAYVETEAQATATGSWSSQLGVASPGHSFDFRSEEPTSKALSACLRLRPGELCWPGSELDLEWQPHSLPEDPRIMSESQYPFQGPPKSTLWALLLALLGAAPGRAGIRACSVPDVLHHYRAVIFEDLQAAVRWTRPRVEGAGPGFRHLHFIQKNLTGDAVSRRRGRVGVSCGAQKEHSILLSIVALGRTLRGAVAGGRRGALEKAAWTVAVRTEAVMRRHCRKLRQRSWRPETRPSWRPGGRRRLLLRALDAVATCWEKLFALRAXATDSSWGS; encoded by the exons ATGGCGAAGAGGCCCTCGGCAT atgtggaaactgaggcccaggctaCGGCCACAGGCAGCTGGAGCTCTCAGTTGGGTGTGGCTTCTCCTGGACATTCCTTTGACTTCAGGTCAG aGGAGCCAACTTCAAAAGCCTTGTCCGCCTGCCTCCGCCTGCGTCCAGGGGAGCTCTGTTGGCCGGGCTCGGAACTGGACCTGGAGTGGCAGCCGCACTCCCTACCTGAGGACCCCAGGATCATGTCCGAG AGCCAGTATCCCTTCCAGGGGCCTCCCAAGTCCACGCTCTGGGCGCTCCTGCTGGCGCTGTTGGGGGCCGCTCCGGGCCGGGCCGGGATCCGCGCCTGCAGCGTCCCCGACGTGCTTCACCACTACCGCGCGGTTATCTTCGAGGACCTGCAGGCCGCGGTGAGGTGGACCAGGCCAAGGGTCGAAGGGGCTGGACCGGGCTTCAGACACCTCCATTTCATTCAGAAAAACCTGACTGGAGACGCGGTCTCCCGACGGCGGGGCCGAGTGGGAGTCTCATGTGGCGCCCAGAAG GAGCACAGTATTCTACTGTCCATCGTGGCCCTGGGTCGGACCCTACGTGGGGCGGTGGCCGGGGGCCGTCGTGGGGCTCTGGAGAAGGCGGCGTGGACTGTGGCGGTGCGCACTGAGGCGGTGATGCGACGCCACTGCCGGAAGCTGCGCCAG CGGAGCTGGCGGCCGGAGACGCGCCCTTCCTGGCGTCCGGGCGGCCGGAGGCGGCTCCTGCTGCGTGCCCTGGATGCCGTCGCCACCTGCTGGGAGAAGCTGTTCGCGCTGCGCGC GGCCACTGACAGCTCCTGGGGCTCCTAG
- the PRPF6 gene encoding pre-mRNA-processing factor 6 has protein sequence MNKKKKPFLGMPAPLGYVPGLGRGATGFTTRSDIGPARDANDPVDDRHAPPGKRTVGDQMKKSQAADDDDEDLNDTNYDEFNGYAGSLFSSGPYEKDDEEADAIYAALDKRMDERRKERREQREKEEIEKYRMERPKIQQQFSDLKRKLAEVTEEEWLSIPEVGDARNKRQRNPRYEKLTPVPDSFFAKHLQTGENHTSVDPRQTQFGGLNTPYPGGLNTPYPGGMTPGLMTPGTGELDMRKIGQARNTLMDMRLSQVSDSVSGQTVVDPKGYLTDLNSMIPTHGGDINDIKKARLLLKSVRETNPHHPPAWIASARLEEVTGKLQVARNLIMKGTEMCPKSEDVWLEAARLQPGDTAKAVVAQAVRHLPQSVRIYIRAAELETDIRAKKRVLRKALEHVPNSVRLWKAAVELEEPEDARIMLSRAVECCPTSVELWLALARLETYENARKVLNKARENIPTDRHIWITAAKLEEANGNTQMVEKIIDRAITSLRANGVEINREQWIQDAEECDKAGSVATCQAVMRAVIGIGIEEEDRKHTWMEDADSCVAHNALECARAIYAYALQVFPSKKSVWLRAAYFEKNHGTRESLEALLQRAVAHCPKAEVLWLMGAKSKWLAGDVPAARSILALAFQANPNSEEIWLAAVKLESENNEYERARRLLAKARSSAPTARVFMKSVKLEWVLGNLVAAQELCEEALKHYEDFPKLWMMKGQIEEQEELVEKAREAYNQGLKKCPHSTPLWLLLSRLEEKVGQLTRARAILEKSRLKNPKNPGLWLESVRLEYRAGLKNIASTLMAKALQECPNSGVLWSEAIFLEARPQRKTKSVDALKKCEHDPHVLLAVAKLFWSERKITKAREWFHRTVKIDSDLGDAWAFFYKFELQHGTEEQREEVRRRCENAEPRHGELWCATSKDIANWQRKIGEILVLVAARIKNTF, from the exons ATGAACAAGAAGAAGAAGCCGTTCTTGGGCATGCCCGCCCCTCTCGGCTACGTGCCGGGGCTGGGCCGAGG CGCCACTGGTTTCACCACCCGCTCAGACATCGGGCCTGCTCGGGATGCCAACGATCCTGTGGATGACCGCCATGCGcccccaggcaagaggactgttGGGGACCAGATGAAGAAGAGCCAGGCTGCAGATGACGATGATGAGGATCTTAATGACACCAATTATGATGAG TTTAATGGCTATGCTGGGAGTCTCTTCTCAAGTGGGCCCTATGAAAAAGATGATGAGGAAGCAGATGCTATCTATGCAGCCCTGGATAAAAGGATggatgaaagaaggaaagagagaag GgagcaaagggaaaaagaagaaattgagaaaTATCGCATGGAGCGTCCCAAAATTCAGCAGCAGTTCTCAGATCTCAAA aggaaactggcagaagTCACAGAAGAAGAGTGGCTAAGCATCCCTGAGGTTGGCGATGCCAGAAACAAACGCCAGCGGAATCCCCGCTATGAGAAGCTGACCCCAGTTCCCGACAGTTTCTTCGCCAAACATTTACAGACTGGAGAGAACCACACTTCAGTGGATCCCCGGCAAACT CAATTTGGAGGCCTGAACACACCCTATCCAGGCGGACTGAACACCCCATACCCAGGTGGGATGACACCTGGGTTGATGACACCTGGCACAGGTGAGCTGGACATGAGGAAGATTGGCCAAGCCAGGAACACTCTGATGGACATGAGGCTGAGCCAG GTGTCTGACTCGGTGAGTGGGCAGACTGTGGTCGACCCCAAAGGCTATCTGACGGATTTGAATTCCATGATTCCGACCCACGGAGGGGACATCAA TGACATCAAGAAGGCAAGATTGCTCCTCAAGTCTGTTCGGGAAACAAACCCTCACCACCCGCCAGCCTGGATCGCATCAGCCCGCCTGGAAGAAGTCACTGGCAAGCTGCAAGTGGCTCGGAACCTCATCATGAAAGGGACAGAGATGTGCCCCAAG AGTGAGGATGTGTGGCTGGAGGCAGCGAGGTTGCAGCCTGGGGACACAGCCAAGGCCGTGGTGGCCCAAGCTGTCCGTCACCTCCCACAGTCCGTTAGGATTTACATCAGAGCAGCAGAGCTGGAGACAGACATCCGTGCCAAAAAGCGGGTTCTTCGTAAAG CCCTTGAGCATGTTCCAAACTCAGTTCGCTTGTGGAAGGCGGCTGTGGAGCTGGAAGAGCCAGAAGACGCTAGAATCATGCTCAGCCGAGCTGTGGAGTGCTGCCCCACCAGCGTGGAG CTCTGGCTCGCCCTGGCGAGGCTGGAGACCTACGAGAATGCCCGCAAGGTCTTAAACAAGGCCCGGGAGAACATCCCTACAGACCGCCACATCTGGATCACAGCCGCCAAACTGGAGGAGGCCAACGGGAACACGCAGATGGTGGAGAAGATCATTGACCGAGCCATCACCTCCCTGCGCGCCAATGGCGTGGAGATTAACCGTGAGCAGTGGATCCAG GATGCTGAGGAGTGTGACAAGGCTGGGAGTGTGGCCACCTGCCAGGCAGTTATGCGTGCTGTTATCGGGATTGGCATTGAGGAGGAAGACCGGAAGCACACGTGGATGGAAGATGCCGACAGC TGTGTGGCCCACAACGCCCTGGAGTGTGCCCGAGCTATCTACGCCTACGCCCTGCAGGTCTTCCCTAGCAAGAAGAGCGTGTGGCTGCGGGCTGCATACTTCGAGAAGAACCATGGTACCAG GGAGTCACTGGAGGCCTTGCTGCAGCGGGCCGTGGCCCACTGCCCCAAAGCAGAGGTGCTATGGCTCATGGGCGCCAAGTCCAAGTGGCTGGCTGGGGACGTGCCTGCGGCGAGGAGTATCCTGGCTCTGGCCTTCCAG GCCAACCCCAACAGCGAAGAGATCTGGCTGGCGGCCGTGAAGCTGGAGTCTGAGAACAACGAGTACGAGCGGGCCCGCCGGCTGCTGGCCAAGGCGCGGAGCAGTGCACCCACTGCCCGG GTCTTCATGAAGTCCGTGAAGCTGGAGTGGGTGCTGGGGAACCTTGTGGCTGCCCAGGAGCTGTGCGAGGAGGCCCTGAAGCACTATGAGGACTTCCCCAAGCTCTGGATGATGAAGGGGCAGATTGAGGAGCAGGAGGAGCTCGTGGAGAAGGCCCGGGAAGCCTACAACCAGGGG TTGAAGAAAtgtccccactccacccccctgTGGCTCTTGCTTTCCCGGCTGGAGGAGAAGGTTGGGCAGTTGACCCGAGCTCGGGCCATTCTGGAGAAGTCTCGCCTGAAGAACCCAAAGAACCCCGGCCTGTG GCTGGAGTCTGTGCGGCTGGAGTACCGTGCGGGGCTGAAGAACATCGCCAGCACGCTCATGGCCAAGGCCCTGCAGGAGTGCCCCAACTCTG GGGTCCTGTGGTCTGAAGCCATCTTCCTGGAGGCGAGGCCCCAGCGGAAGACCAAGAGTGTGGATGCCCTGAAGAAGTGTGAACATGACCCCCACGTGCTCCTGGCTGTGGCCAA GCTATTCTGGAGCGAGCGGAAGATCACCAAGGCCCGGGAGTGGTTCCACCGCACTGTGAAGATTGATTCGGATCTGGGGGATGCCTGGGCCTTCTTCTACAAGTTTGAGCTGCAGCATGGCACAGAG GAGCAGCGGGAGGAGGTGAGGAGGCGCTGCGAGAACGCCGAGCCCCGGCACGGGGAGCTGTGGTGCGCCACGTCCAAGGACATCGCCAACTGGCAACGGAAGATCGGGGAGATCCTGGTGCTGGTTGCAGCGCGCATCAAGAACACCTTCTGA